In the Vitis vinifera cultivar Pinot Noir 40024 chromosome 2, ASM3070453v1 genome, one interval contains:
- the LOC100246202 gene encoding replication factor C subunit 2: MASSSSMSNYDMPWVEKYRPTKVADIVGNEDTVSRLQVIARDGNMPNLILSGPPGTGKTTSVLALAHELLGANYREAVLELNASDDRGIDVVRNKIKMFAQKKVTLPSGSHKIVILDEADSMTTGAQQALRRTMEIYSNSTRFALACNISSKIIEPIQSRCAIVRFSRLSDQEILGRLMVVVEAEKVPFVPEGLEAIIFTADGDMRQALNNLQATYSGFRFVNQENVFKVCDQPHPLHVKNMVRNVLEGKFDDACYGLKQLYDLGYSPTDIITTLFRIIKNYDMAEYLKLEFMKETGFAHMRICDGVGSYLQLCGLLAKLAVVRETAKAF; the protein is encoded by the exons ATGGCGTCATCGTCTTCGATGAGCAACTACGACATGCCATGGGTGGAGAAGTATAGACCCACCAAAGTAGCAGATATTGTTGGCAACGAAGATACCGTCTCTAGGCTCCAAGTCATAGCTCGCGATGGCAATATGCCAAATCTGATCTTATCG ggCCCTCCTGGAACTGGCAAAACCACGAGTGTATTGGCTCTTGCACACGAGCTTTTGGGAGCAAATTACAGGGAGGCGGTATTAGAGTTAAATGCATCAGATGACAG GGGCATTGATGTAGTGAGGAACAAAATCAAGATGTTTGCTCAAAAGAAAGTAACATTGCCTTCTGGGAGTCACAAAATAGTCATATTGGATGAAGCTGACAG CATGACAACTGGAGCGCAACAAGCATTGAGACGGACAATGGAAATATATTCAAATTCCACTCGCTTTGCCCTTGCGTGCAATATCTCCTCCAAAATTATTGAGCCTATTCAGAGTAGATGTGCCATTGTTCGATTTTCAAGATTATCTGATCAGGAGATCCTTGGTCGACTGATGGTGGTGGTTGAAGCAGAGAAG GTTCCTTTTGTCCCGGAAGGTCTTGAAGCAATCATCTTTACTGCTGATGGTGATATGAGGCAAGCATTAAATAACTTGCAAGCTACATACAGCGGATTCCGGTTTGTCAaccaagaaaatgtttttaag GTCTGTGACCAACCTCATCCTTTGCATGTGAAGAATATGGTCCGTAATGTACTTGAGGGGAAATTTGATGATGCTTGTTATGGATTGAAGCAGCTGTATGATCTTGGTTATTCCCCCACTGACATAATCACAACCCTTTTCCGAATCATTAAAAATTATGACATGGCTGAATACCTGAAATTAGAATTCATGAAG GAAACTGGCTTCGCCCATATGAGAATCTGTGATGGAGTTGGTTCGTATCTTCAGCTATGCGGTCTCCTTGCCAAGCTTGCTGTTGTTAGGGAAACAGCAAAAGCATTTTGA
- the LOC100251339 gene encoding E3 ubiquitin-protein ligase At1g12760 isoform X2: MSTTGSTERASDDIIDASTPLLGNAAEGRDDDRSRRSVRRQSLREAARFLRRASSRRMMREPSMLVRETAAEQLEERQSDWAYSKPVVVLDMIWNFAFVVVAAAVLVLSRRESPSMPLRFWIVGYALQCILHIVCVSVEYRRRRRRAGVFGSEDDGIGSGGSYSSSPQGDSSQYVTLASLGDESSTSVAKHLESANTMFSFIWWIIGFYWVSAGGQALARDSPQLYWLCIIFLGFDVFFVVFCVALACVIGIAVCCCLPCIIAILYAVADQEGASKEDIDQLSRFKFRKVGDIEKIDGDIQGACGGIMTECGTDAPTEHVLSQEDAECCICLSAYDDGVELRELPCGHHFHCTCVDKWLYINATCPLCKYNILKSSSNGREEV; the protein is encoded by the exons ATGTCGACCACAGGGTCAACGGAACGGGCGTCTGATGACATCATCGATGCGTCGACGCCGCTGCTTGGGAATGCGGCGGAAGGTCGGGATGATGATCGGAGCCGTCGATCTGTACGGAGACAGAGCCTTCGGGAGGCTGCGCGGTTTCTGCGGCGAGCGAGCAGCCGCCGGATGATGCGGGAGCCGTCGATGTTGGTGAGGGAGACGGCGGCGGAGCAGTTGGAGGAGCGGCAAAGCGATTGGGCGTATTCGAAGCCGGTGGTGGTTCTGGACATGATTTGGAACTTTGCGTTCGTGGTCGTGGCGGCGGCGGTTTTGGTTCTCAGTCGGCGTGAGTCGCCGTCGATGCCGCTGAGATTTTGGATTGTGGGGTACGCTTTGCAGTGCATTCTGCACATTGTTTGTGTGTCTGTTGAGTACCGGCGGAGGCGCCGGCGGGCTGGGGTGTTTGGGTCGGAGGACGACGGAATTGGCAGCGGCGGGAGCTACAGTTCAAGCCCGCAGGGGGATTCGTCACAGTATGTTACGTTGGCCAGTCTGGGTGATGAGTCTTCTACAAG TGTTGCAAAACATTTGGAATCTGCAAATACCATGTTCTCATTTATCTGGTGGATCATTGGGTTCTATTGGGTATCTGCGGGCGGCCAAGCTTTGGCACGGGACTCCCCTCAGCTCTACTG gttatgtataatttttctGGGTTTTGATGTGTTCTTTGTTGTTTTCTGCGTTGCACTGGCATGTGTCATTGGAATTGCTGTTTGTTGCTGTCTTCCATGTATCATTGCAATTTTATATGCTGTGGCTGATCAG GAAGGAGCATCTAAAGAAGACATTGATCAACTTTCAAGGTTTAAATTCCGGAAGGTTGGTGATATTGAGAAAATTGATGGTGACATTCAAGGAGCTTGTGGAGGAATAATGACTGAATGTggcacagatgcacccacagaACATGTTCTTTCACAGGAGGATGCG GAGTGTTGCATTTGCCTGTCTGCTTACGATGATGGGGTTGAGCTGCGGGAACTCCCTTGTGGGCACCATTTCCACTGTACCTGTGTTGATAAGTGGCTCTATATCAATGCTACATGTCCTCTCTGCAAATACAACATTTTGAAGAGTAGCAGCAATGGCCGGGAGGAAGTGTAG
- the LOC100251339 gene encoding E3 ubiquitin-protein ligase At1g12760 isoform X1, giving the protein MSTTGSTERASDDIIDASTPLLGNAAEGRDDDRSRRSVRRQSLREAARFLRRASSRRMMREPSMLVRETAAEQLEERQSDWAYSKPVVVLDMIWNFAFVVVAAAVLVLSRRESPSMPLRFWIVGYALQCILHIVCVSVEYRRRRRRAGVFGSEDDGIGSGGSYSSSPQGDSSQYVTLASLGDESSTSSVAKHLESANTMFSFIWWIIGFYWVSAGGQALARDSPQLYWLCIIFLGFDVFFVVFCVALACVIGIAVCCCLPCIIAILYAVADQEGASKEDIDQLSRFKFRKVGDIEKIDGDIQGACGGIMTECGTDAPTEHVLSQEDAECCICLSAYDDGVELRELPCGHHFHCTCVDKWLYINATCPLCKYNILKSSSNGREEV; this is encoded by the exons ATGTCGACCACAGGGTCAACGGAACGGGCGTCTGATGACATCATCGATGCGTCGACGCCGCTGCTTGGGAATGCGGCGGAAGGTCGGGATGATGATCGGAGCCGTCGATCTGTACGGAGACAGAGCCTTCGGGAGGCTGCGCGGTTTCTGCGGCGAGCGAGCAGCCGCCGGATGATGCGGGAGCCGTCGATGTTGGTGAGGGAGACGGCGGCGGAGCAGTTGGAGGAGCGGCAAAGCGATTGGGCGTATTCGAAGCCGGTGGTGGTTCTGGACATGATTTGGAACTTTGCGTTCGTGGTCGTGGCGGCGGCGGTTTTGGTTCTCAGTCGGCGTGAGTCGCCGTCGATGCCGCTGAGATTTTGGATTGTGGGGTACGCTTTGCAGTGCATTCTGCACATTGTTTGTGTGTCTGTTGAGTACCGGCGGAGGCGCCGGCGGGCTGGGGTGTTTGGGTCGGAGGACGACGGAATTGGCAGCGGCGGGAGCTACAGTTCAAGCCCGCAGGGGGATTCGTCACAGTATGTTACGTTGGCCAGTCTGGGTGATGAGTCTTCTACAAG CAGTGTTGCAAAACATTTGGAATCTGCAAATACCATGTTCTCATTTATCTGGTGGATCATTGGGTTCTATTGGGTATCTGCGGGCGGCCAAGCTTTGGCACGGGACTCCCCTCAGCTCTACTG gttatgtataatttttctGGGTTTTGATGTGTTCTTTGTTGTTTTCTGCGTTGCACTGGCATGTGTCATTGGAATTGCTGTTTGTTGCTGTCTTCCATGTATCATTGCAATTTTATATGCTGTGGCTGATCAG GAAGGAGCATCTAAAGAAGACATTGATCAACTTTCAAGGTTTAAATTCCGGAAGGTTGGTGATATTGAGAAAATTGATGGTGACATTCAAGGAGCTTGTGGAGGAATAATGACTGAATGTggcacagatgcacccacagaACATGTTCTTTCACAGGAGGATGCG GAGTGTTGCATTTGCCTGTCTGCTTACGATGATGGGGTTGAGCTGCGGGAACTCCCTTGTGGGCACCATTTCCACTGTACCTGTGTTGATAAGTGGCTCTATATCAATGCTACATGTCCTCTCTGCAAATACAACATTTTGAAGAGTAGCAGCAATGGCCGGGAGGAAGTGTAG